A stretch of the Gossypium hirsutum isolate 1008001.06 chromosome D07, Gossypium_hirsutum_v2.1, whole genome shotgun sequence genome encodes the following:
- the LOC107954839 gene encoding probable galacturonosyltransferase 9 produces the protein MAIAVRSSRGGGSGGVGAGFRSLFSYRIFISALFSLLFIATVSVLLTSRPPPTHHHSRLPTGANAYMHRTFLALNSDPLKTRLDLIYKQANDHITLVKTYAAYARKLKLENSKQLKMFDDLAKNFSDLTSKPSLFETDGNLDEDVLRQFEKEVKDRVKFARLMVAESKENYDNQLKIQKLKDTIFSVSESLGKAKKNGALASSIAAKTIPKSLHCLAMRLVEERISHPEKYKEELPKAEFEDPSLYHYAVFSDNVIAVSVVVRSVVKNAEEPWKHVFHVVTDRMNVAAMKVWFRMRPVEGGAHLEVKAVEDYSFLNSSYAPVLRQIESAKKQRFNFEKTTENVTKDGSNMKLKNPESMSILNHLRFYLPEMYPKLHKILLLDDDVVVQKDLTGLWKIDLAGKVNGAVETCFGSFHRFSQYLNFTHPLIKERFNPKACAWAYGMNVFDLDGWRREKCTETYEEWQNLNEDRTLWKLDALPPGLITFYSLTKSLDKSWHVLGLGYNPSISMDEINNAAVIHYNGNMKPWLDIAMNQYKNLWTKYVDNDMEFVQMCNFGV, from the exons ATGGCTATCGCCGTCAGGAGCAGTCGAGGCGGCGGATCGGGCGGAGTTGGGGCCGGTTTCCGTAGTTTGTTTTCTTACAGGATCTTCATCTCTGCCTTGTTTTCCCTTCTCTTCATTGCCACTGTCTCCGTTCTCCTCACTTCTCGTCCTCCTCCAACGCATCACCACTCT AGGCTTCCAACTGGCGCAAATGCTTACATGCATAGAACATTTCTGGCTTTGAATTCAGATCCTCTCAAAACAAGGTTAGATTTGATATACAAGCAAGCCAACGATCATATCACATTAGTGAAAACATATGCAGCTTATGCAAGAAAGTTAAAGCTTGAAAATTCAAAGCAATTGAAAATGTTTGATGATTTAGCTAAGAACTTCTCAGATCTTACTTCAAAACCGAGTTTGTTTGAAACAGATGGGAATCTAGATGAGGATGTTTTAAGGCAGTTTGAGAAAGAAGTGAAAGATAGAGTGAAATTTGCTAGGTTGATGGTAGCTGAATCTAAAGAGAATTATGATAATCAGTTGAAAATTCAGAAGTTGAAAGATACCATTTTCTCTGTTAGTGAATCATTAGGTAAGGCAAAAAAGAATGGAGCTTTAGCGAGCTCTATTGCTGCTAAAACTATTCCTAAGAGTTTGCATTGCTTGGCAATGAGGCTTGTGGAGGAGAGAATTTCACACCCGGAAAAGTATAAGGAAGAGTTGCCTAAGGCTGAGTTTGAGGATCCTAGTTTGTATCATTATGCTGTATTTTCAGATAATGTGATTGCAGTTTCTGTGGTGGTGAGGTCCGTGGTGAAGAATGCAGAGGAGCCTTGGAAACATGTGTTCCATGTGGTGACCGATAGAATGAATGTGGCTGCTATGAAAGTTTGGTTTAGAATGAGACCTGTGGAAGGGGGTGCTCATTTGGAGGTGAAGGCAGTGGAAGATTATAGTTTCTTGAATTCTTCATATGCCCCAGTGTTGAGGCAGATTGAGTCTGCTAAGAAGCAGaggtttaactttgaaaaaacaACAGAGAATGTGACGAAAGATGGGAGTAACATGAAGTTAAAAAACCCCGAGTCTATGTCTATTTTGAATCACCTTAGGTTTTATTTGCCTGAAATGTACCCAAAATTGCATAAGATTTTGTTATTGGATGATGATGTTGTGGTTCAAAAGGACTTGACAGGGTTGTGGAAGATAGATCTGGCTGGAAAGGTAAATGGGGCTGTTGAGACCTGCTTTGGGTCGTTTCATCGTTTCTCTCAGTATTTGAACTTTACACATCCTCTAATTAAGGAGAGGTTTAATCCCAAGGCTTGTGCCTGGGCATATGGGATGAATGTTTTTGATCTTGATGGTTGGAGGCGTGAGAAATGTACGGAAACTTATGAGGAGTGGCAAAACTTG AACGAGGATCGAACTCTATGGAAATTGGATGCTCTTCCGCCTGGCCTGATCACATTCTACTCATTGACTAAATCATTGGACAAATCTTGGCACGTGCTCGGTCTTGGATACAATCCAAGCATTAGCATGGATGAGATCAACAATGCTGCAGTCATTCATTATAATGGAAACATGAAACCTTGGCTCGACATTGCTATGAACCAATACAAGAATCTTTGGACTAAATATGTGGATAATGATATGGAGTTTGTGCAGATGTGCAATTTCGGAGTCTAG